One segment of Trachemys scripta elegans isolate TJP31775 chromosome 1, CAS_Tse_1.0, whole genome shotgun sequence DNA contains the following:
- the LOC117872609 gene encoding olfactory receptor 52E2-like, whose amino-acid sequence MAAFNLTSSDSSMFILAGIPGLEAAHIWMSIPFFTFYIISLLGNFMVLFVVGKEQTLHKPMYLLLCMLALTDIGMSTSVVPKALLIFWFNLKGTIMDGCLTQMFFLHAIAVMHSAVLVTMAFDRYIAICDPLRYTTFLTNARIAKLGLVGLTRAVLFVLPEPLFLSRQPFCANHIIPHTYCTHMTVAKMSCGDITVNRTYSSVTAFVIIGLDLTLIALSYGLILRAILRISSKKAHLKALKTCTAHICVLLMSYTPSLFSILTQRFGHGIAPHVHIILANLYLIVPPMLNPIIYGVKTKELRDKVGKYTCRM is encoded by the coding sequence ATGGCAGCTTTCAACCTCACCTCCTCTGACTCTTCAATGTTCATCCTAGCCGGCATCCCTGGCCTGGAAGCTGCCCACATCTGGATGTCCATCCCTTTCTTTACGTTCTACATTATCAGCCTGTTGGGAAATTTCATGGTTCTCTTTGTTGTAGGCAAAGAGCAGACCCTGCACAAGCCGATGtacctgctgctctgcatgctggcacTCACAGACATTGGCATGTCTACCTCTGTAGTGCCTAAGGCACTGCttatattttggttcaatttgaaaggAACTATTATGGATGGCTGTCTCACCCAGATGTTCTTCCTTCACGCGATTGCTGTTATGCACTCAGCCGTTCTTGTGACAATGGCCTTTGATCGCTACATTGCCATATGTGATCCTCTGAGATACACCACCTTCCTCACCAACGCACGAATAGCTAAGTTAGGGCTTGTGGGTTTGACAAGAGCTGTTCTCTTCGTTCTGCCTGAGCCCCTGTTCTTGAGCAGGCAGCCATTCTGTGCCAACCACATTATCCCTCACACATACTGCACGCACATGACTGTGGCAAAGATGTCATGTGGGGACATCACAGTCAACAGGACGTACAGCTCAGTGACAGCGTTTGTAATCATCGGGTTAGACCTGACGCTCATTGCTCTGTCCTATGGTCTGATCCTTAGGGCCATCCTCAGAATCTCCTCCAAAAAAGCCCACCTGAAAGCCCTCAAAacctgcacagcccacatctgTGTGCTGCTGATGTCTTAtactccctccctcttctccattCTGACACAGCGGTTTGGTCATGGCATTGCTCCCCACGTTCACATCATCTTGGCCAACCTGTATTTAATCGTCCCCCCCATGCTCAACCCTATAATTTATGgggtcaaaaccaaagagcttCGTGACAAAGTGGGCAAATACACCTGCAGAATGTGA